A single region of the Xenopus laevis strain J_2021 chromosome 4L, Xenopus_laevis_v10.1, whole genome shotgun sequence genome encodes:
- the LOC121402988 gene encoding uncharacterized protein LOC121402988: MYFLLTSCSSVEKTYLSSDWSIFNPKPSDWSIQKRGVASQEKPRRPAIKGRTGEHSSFFAGSRRERIVLEMAEENPDGRLRDILRWIQAEAGHEDIQTLLQQCQLASSTTTAVTSLPTAEPPGSPSEEAASSSGAASDVAIQRTPASRGPGKRRIVAVKRNTRGKQAAKKRTQMTSAVSAKKRIVADPPQTGVWPSASPPSSRVSSAAVASGGPLHQKSFNTSGPFPSTGSGGGPAAGSSYEGHQVSRGPQSRPEPGPSSCNTIGHPVLPPAIRGHTSPSVTHSAPQPAGFTPQEESQPIQVIVQRALGNRQLFGQRRNTMPPTSVEFSIARISKWLSMSLADKTWHAYIASWNEWMKFKTSFPKEHYQRDSDVLLSFVLEQVEAQYSLSAITKKLAGISFFLKVQGEADITKSFLVKQILRGVGRITRSVDIRRPITLSLLKDLVSVLPQICYSQFETMLFTLLFSVSFFGALRVSESVSQSKRSPGGIGSEDIHLVEGKLKIILKKSKTDKVGRGTTIWLGNSTEQSICPVLAFRHYQQVRPCLPGPFFIHSDGSFLTRFQFVKILKGAVSKLGIPPDHYNTHSFRIGAATQASLMGLGEEFIKRLDRWNSSRYQLYVRPTLV, from the exons atgtattttttacttACCTCGTGTAGTTCTGTGGAAAAAACTTACCTCTCTTCCGATTGGTCAATTTTCAATCCCAAGCCTTCTGATTGGTCGATTCAAAAAAGGGGCGTGGCTTCACAGGAAAAGCCGCGAAGACCGGCTATAAAAGGACGAACCGGCGAACACTCTTCATTCTTCGCCGGCAGCCGACGTGAGAGGATCGTCTTGGAAATGGCTGAAGAGAATCCCGACGGCAGACTTCGCGACATCCTTCGATGGATCCAGGCGGAGGCGGGACATGAAGACATCCAGACGCTCCTTCAGCAGTGCCAGCTCGCATCATCGACGACGACagcggtgacatcacttccgactGCAGAGCCTCCAGGATCGCCGTCAGAGGAAGCTGCGTCATCTTCAGGAGCCGCATCTGACGTCGCCATCCAGCGCACCCCAGCTTCACGCGGACCAGGAAAGAGGCGGATCGTCGCCGTCAAGAGGAACACCAGAGGGAAACAAGCGGCGAAGAAGAGAACCCAGATGACGTCAGCGGTCTCCGCCAAGAAGAGGATCGTCGCTGACCCGCCGCAGACAGGAGTTTGGCCGTCGGCTTCCCCCCCTTCATCGCGAGTGAGTTCCGCCGCTGTTGCAAGTGGTGGGCCGCTCCATCAAAAGAGCTTTAACACTTCAGGGCCCTTTCCTTCCACAGGGTCCGGGGGAGGTCCGGCAGCCGGCAGCTCCTATGAGGGGCACCAGGTCAGCAGGGGCCCCCAAAGCCGCCCAGAACCGGGGCCCTCCAGCTGTAACACTATAGGGCACCCGGTTCTGCCACCTGCCATCAGGGGTCATACATCACCATCTGTCACCCACAGCGCACCCCAGCCTGCTGGTTTTACCCCTCAGGAGGAGAGTCAACCCATCCAAGTGATTG TTCAACGAGCTCTGGGAAATCGCCAATTATTTGGACAAAGAAGGAACACCATGCCCCCAACATCTGTGGAATTTAGTATTGCCAGAATTTCAAAATGGTTAAGTATGTCATTGGCAGACAAAACCTGGCATGCTTACATCGCAAGCTGGAATGAGTGGATGAAGTTCAAAACAAGTTTTCCTAAAGAGCATTATCAAAGGGACAGTGACGTCTTATTGTCTTTTGTACTGGAGCAAGTTGAGGCTCAGTACTCTCTTTCAGCTATAACTAAAAAATTAGCAGGcatatctttctttttaaaggttCAAGGTGAGGCTGACATAACTAAATCCTTTTTGGTTAAACAAATTCTTCGGGGTGTTGGTAGGATTACACGATCTGTAGACATTAGGAGACCCATCACATTATCATTGTTGAAAGATCTCGTTTCGGTCCTACCTCAAATATGCTATTCTCAGTTTGAAACAATGTTGTTTACGTTGTTATTTTCTGTGTCGTTCTTTGGTGCCCTTCGGGTAAGTGAGTCGGTCTCTCAGAGTAAAAGATCCCCAGGGGGTATTGGGAGTGAAGACATTCATCTGGTTGAGGGCAAAttaaagattatattaaaaaaatcaaaaacggaTAAAGTAGGAAGAGGGACAACCATTTGGCTTGGTAATAGCACGGAACAGTCAATATGTCCAGTATTAGCTTTTAGACATTATCAGCAAGTCAGACCCTGCCTTCCTGGCCCTTTCTTTATACACAGTGATGGATCTTTTCTTACAAGATTTCAATTTGTGAAAATTCTCAAAGGAGCTGTCAGTAAGCTAGGTATACCACCTGACCATTATAACACACATTCTTTTCGCATTGGAGCTGCCACACAAGCCTCATTGATGGGTTTAGGAGAAGAGTTCATCAAAAGGCTTGACAGATGGAACTCCTCTAGGTATCAACTTTATGTCAGACCTACCCTGGTTTAG